In a single window of the Synechococcus sp. MW101C3 genome:
- a CDS encoding response regulator transcription factor: MTDLVDPKNHRVLIVDDDPELRRFLSQELKVEGYSLEQADSGQNALSLLRDQVFDLVMLDWTLPDFSGVEVCRRIRRSGIKTPVLMLTARDDVRERVEALDSGADDYVTKPFSLEELLARVRALIRRSIPNEEATNDDAAVVSLGNLSVDTGSREVSRNGIPINLTVREYDLLLCLLSEPNRVLKRETILQTVWGDNHYGDDNLLDVYIRYLRRKLEQEGQPTLIQTVRGVGFMLKEGPPAGAG; the protein is encoded by the coding sequence ATGACCGACCTGGTGGACCCCAAAAACCATCGTGTCCTGATCGTCGATGACGATCCCGAACTGCGCCGCTTTCTCAGCCAGGAGCTGAAGGTGGAGGGCTATAGCCTCGAGCAGGCCGACAGCGGTCAGAACGCCCTCTCGCTGCTTCGCGACCAGGTGTTCGATCTGGTGATGCTCGACTGGACCCTGCCAGATTTTTCAGGCGTGGAGGTGTGCCGTCGCATCCGCCGCAGCGGCATCAAAACCCCCGTGCTGATGCTCACCGCCCGCGATGACGTGCGCGAGCGGGTGGAGGCGCTCGATTCCGGCGCCGACGACTACGTCACCAAGCCATTTTCGCTTGAGGAACTGCTCGCCCGGGTGCGGGCCCTGATCCGCCGTTCCATCCCCAACGAAGAAGCCACCAACGACGACGCCGCGGTGGTGAGCCTCGGCAACCTCAGCGTCGACACCGGCAGCCGCGAGGTGTCCCGCAACGGCATCCCGATCAACCTCACCGTTCGTGAGTACGACCTGTTGCTCTGCCTGCTCTCGGAGCCCAACCGCGTGCTCAAGCGCGAAACGATCCTGCAGACCGTGTGGGGCGACAACCACTACGGCGACGACAACCTGCTCGACGTCTACATCCGTTACCTGCGTCGCAAGCTTGAGCAGGAGGGCCAGCCCACCTTGATTCAGACGGTGCGAGGTGTGGGGTTCATGCTGAAGGAGGGTCCTCCTGCAGGTGCGGGCTGA
- a CDS encoding ABC transporter permease: MARWGLVVVLAYALVALLTPLLVQAGMLPDPNAGLENPIYAGPSLAHWCGTDRLGRDVCSRTLAGSGVALQVVLLALVVALTIGVPLGMVSGYLGGPIDRLLVLLMDTLYTLPVLLLSVVLAFLLGRGLPNAAAALCVVYVPQYFRVVRNQTAQVKAELYVEAARSLGAGPLWILRHYLLRNVITSVPVLLTLNAADAVLVLGGLGFLGLGLPESIPEWGGDLQQALTAVPTGIWWTALYPGLAMFLLVLGLSFLGEGLESWLSGETA; this comes from the coding sequence ATTGCCCGCTGGGGCCTGGTGGTGGTGCTGGCGTACGCGCTCGTGGCCTTGCTCACGCCGCTGCTGGTGCAGGCGGGGATGCTGCCGGATCCAAACGCCGGCCTGGAGAACCCGATCTATGCGGGCCCTTCCCTGGCCCATTGGTGTGGCACCGACCGCCTCGGCCGCGATGTGTGCAGCCGCACCCTGGCAGGCAGCGGCGTGGCCCTGCAGGTGGTGCTGCTGGCGCTGGTGGTGGCGCTCACGATCGGTGTGCCGCTGGGCATGGTGAGCGGCTATCTGGGTGGCCCGATCGATCGGCTGCTGGTGCTGCTGATGGACACGCTCTACACCCTGCCGGTGCTGTTGCTCTCGGTGGTGCTGGCTTTTCTGCTGGGCCGCGGCCTGCCCAATGCAGCGGCGGCGTTGTGTGTGGTGTATGTGCCGCAGTATTTCCGTGTGGTGCGCAACCAAACGGCCCAGGTGAAAGCCGAGCTGTATGTGGAGGCGGCGCGTTCGCTGGGGGCTGGCCCGTTATGGATCCTGCGCCACTATCTGCTGCGCAATGTGATCACCTCGGTGCCGGTGTTGCTCACCCTCAATGCAGCCGATGCAGTGCTGGTGCTGGGCGGGCTTGGATTTCTTGGCCTGGGGTTGCCCGAATCCATTCCCGAGTGGGGCGGTGATCTGCAGCAGGCACTCACTGCAGTGCCTACAGGGATCTGGTGGACGGCGCTTTACCCCGGCTTGGCAATGTTTTTGCTGGTGCTGGGCTTGTCGTTTCTGGGTGAAGGGCTGGAGAGCTGGTTGAGCGGCGAAACCGCCTGA